From a region of the Alosa sapidissima isolate fAloSap1 chromosome 9, fAloSap1.pri, whole genome shotgun sequence genome:
- the LOC121719776 gene encoding NACHT, LRR and PYD domains-containing protein 12-like isoform X5, with the protein MTERYDSIYECIEEKKNKTLLSKIYTELYITEGESEGVNTQHEVRRIEMQSKLQRTNESIINCNNIFQSLIVDEKIKTVITTGIAGIGKTVCVQKFILDWAEGTANQKIDFIFAFPFRQLNLIQNDLYSLHELLLDFHPALEEVTNPNMFNKSKIILIFDGLDESKLSLKGNREISDPLKSVSVDVLITNLIKGNLLPSALIWITSRPAAVKQIPSTYIDRWTEVQGFNDEQKAEYFRKKIKDEAEADKAITHIKRSKSLYIMCHIPVFCWILVTVLLKMVNHSSRLCLPQTLTEVYIYFLLIETNRKNQKYADGFEPDGHKLLECNSEIILKLSKLAYKELKKRNILFYEKDLKECGIDVNEPSLYSGMCTEFFKSEDVFIKHKVFCFVHLSIQEFLAAFFVFYSYVNKTKEAQNLFTAQGDEDTDTAIQGHISKTKAFFTNIARSLRGCFRGDLKAPSEDTRKLESGQLSMSAFLQTAVDRSVESEDGHLDLFLRFLLGISLESNQKRLQGLLTNIKSRPDSTKKIAQYVKEILSDDTKSTERCMNLLLCLLELKDDSLQQEIQQYMNSGKELSPAQCTTLAYIILVSEDAQDEFDLIKYKTTSEGRRRLLMVLRICRKAKLVGCDLGEDSCGILRSTLQSENSLLKELDLSGNPLGNSGVNVLSTGLSHTNCRVETLRLADCKLTSSACQPLATVLQSDDSHLKELDLTNNDLTDSGVKELCAALGHKNCKLEVLMLSGCLISHRSCEFLASALSSTNSNLTVLDLSYNYPGSGGIQLLSNSKLKINVDSCSEVRLKKGIKKCNSYSQSLLLCDHVTLANRLNHSPYIDMFLLIVLLCADAGELTLDPNTAHKYLYVSKDMKMAKYVEEEQPYPDHSNRFDCYRQVLCTEPLHGRFYWEVEWKGFFVVGVAYQSLRRDGELDGCLLGYNKWSWCLECNFNEFTVMHNKKRFDVPAPNSEEYRIGVYLDWSAGTLSFYNHSFDSRNHLYTFHCTFTEPLYAAFGVCRDKSFIRLCQI; encoded by the exons ATGACTGAGAGGTATGACAGCATTTATGAGTGTATTGAGGagaaaaagaacaaaacactTCTGAGTAAGATCTACACTGAGCTCTAcatcacagagggagagagtgaaggcgTCAACACCCAGCATGAGGTTCGCAGAATTGAAATGCAATCAAAGCTTCAAAGAACAAATGAAagcataataaactgtaacAACATTTTTCAGAGCTTAATAGTCGACGAGAAAATCAAAACTGTGATTACCACGGGAATTGCTGGCATTGGAAAAACTGTTTGTGTGCAGAAGTTCATACTCGACTGGGCAGAGggaacagccaatcagaagatTGATTTCATCTTTGCATTTCCATTTCGGCAGTTAAATTTGATACAAAACGATCTGTACAGTCTTCACGAGCTCCTCCTTGACTTTCATCCTGCGTTAGAAGAAGTCACGAATCCAAACATGTTCAATAAGTCAAAGATCATACTCATATTTGATGGTTTGGATGAGAGCAAACTCTCCCTGAAAGGAAACAGGGAGATTAGTGATCCCCtgaagtctgtgtctgtggatgTTCTCATAACCAACCTCATTAAAGGCAATCTTCTGCCTTCTGCTCTTATTTGGATAACCTCTCGACCAGCAGCTGTCAAACAGATTCCTTCAACATACATAGACAGGTGGACTGAAGTACAAGGGTTCAATGACGAACAGAAGGCTGAGTACTTCAGGAAGAAGATTAAGGATGAAGCTGAAGCTGACAAAGCCATCACTCACATCAAAAGGTCAAAGAGCCTCTACATCATGTGCCACATCCCTGTCTTCTGCTGGATCTTGGTCACTGTGCTTCTGAAAATGGTCAATCATTCCAGCAGACTTTGCTTGCCTCAAACTCTGACTGAAGTTTACATATACTTTCTACTCATTGAGACAAACAGGAAGAACCAAAAGTATGCTGATGGTTTTGAACCAGATGGACATAAACTGCTTGAGTGCAACAGTGAGATTATTTTAAAACTGTCCAAACTAGCATATAAAGAACTTAAGAAGCGTAATATCTTGTTTTACGAAAAAGACTTGAAAGAGTGTGGCATTGACGTAAATGAGCCATCATTGTACTCTGGGATGTGCACTGAGTTTTTCAAAAGCGAAGATGTTTTCATCAAACAtaaagttttttgttttgtgcatCTGAGCATTCAGGAGTTTCTGGCTGCTTTCTTTGTGTTCTACTCTTATGTGAATAAGACCAAAGAAGCCCAGAATCTTTTTACTGCCCAAGGAGATGAAGACACAGATACTGCCATACAGGGCCACATTTCTAAGACAAAAGCTTTCTTTACAAATATAGCAAGAAGTCTGAGAGGCTGTTTTAGAGGTGATTTGAAAGCCCCTTCTGAAGACACCAGAAAACTGGAGTCTGGACAACTTTCCATGTCTGCTTTCTTACAAACTGCAGTAGACAGATCTGTAGAGAGTGAGGATGGACACCTGGACCTTTTCCTTCGCTTCCTCTTGGGTATCTCACTGGAGTCCAACCAGAAACGCTTGCAAGGACTTCTGACGAACATAAAGAGCCGCCCAGACAGCACCAAGAAAATAGCACAGTACGTTAAAGAAATTCTGAGTGACGACACCAAATCTACGGAAAGATGCATGAATCTCTTACTGTGTTTGCTTGAACTGAAAGACGACTCCCTTCAGCAAGAGATTCAGCAGTATATGAACTCAGGAAAAGAGCTCTCACCTGCCCAATGTACAACCCTGGCCTATATCATTTTGGTGTCAGAAGATGCCCAGGATGAGTTTGACCTCATAAAATACAAGACAACAAGTGAGGGGCGTAGGAGACTGCTTATGGTGCTAAGGATTTGCAGGAAAGCCAA ATTGGTTGGTTGTGATCTTGGAGAAGATTCCTGTGGAATCCTAAGATCCACTCTTCAGTCAGAAAACTCACTGCTGAAAGAGCTTGACCTCAGCGGTAACCCTCTGGGGAATTCTGGAGTGAATGTGTTGTCCACTGGCCTGAGCCACACTAACTGCAGAGTGGAGACATTGAG ACTTGCTGACTGTAAACTTACAAGCAGCGCTTGCCAACCATTGGCCACGGTTCTGCAGTCAGACGACTCCCACTTGAAAGAGTTGGATCTAACCAACAACGACCTGACAGATTCTGGAGTGAAGGAGCTGTGTGCAGCACTGGGACACAAGAACTGTAAACTGGAGGTTTTGat GCTCTCTGGGTGTCTCATTTCACATAGAAGTTGTGAGTTCTTAGCCTCAGCACTGTCATCAACCAACTCCAACTTAACTGTACTCGATCTGAGCTACAATTATCCAGGGAGTGGAGGGATACAGTTGCTGTCAAATAGCAAACTAAAAATCAA TGTTGATAGCTGTTCAGAAGTCAGGCTGAAAAAAGGAATAAAGAAGTGTAATTCATATTCACAATCATTGCTTTTGTGTGACCATGTGACCCTTGCTAATCGTCTAAATCATAGCCCATACATAGACATGTTCTTGCTAATTGTATTGTTGTGTGCAGATGCCGGTGAGCTCACCCTGGacccaaacacagcacacaagtACCTCTATGTGAGCAAGGACATGAAGATGGCCAAGTATGTGGAGGAGGAGCAGCCATACCCGGACCATTCAAACAGATTTGACTGCTACCGACAGGTCCTGTGCACAGAGCCTCTACATGGACGCTTTTACTGGGAGGTAGAGTGGAAAGGCTTCTTTGTTGTTGGAGTGGCTTATCAAAGCCTTCGCAGGGATGGTGAGCTTGATGGGTGTCTGCTAGGATACAATAAATGGTCGTGGTGCCTGGAGTGTAACTTCAATGAGTTCACTGTTATGCACAATAAGAAGCGTTTTGATGTACCTGCCCCCAACTCTGAGGAATATAGAATAGGAGTTTATTTGGACTGGTCGGCTGGCACTCTGTCCTTCTACAACCACTCGTTTGACAGTAGGAACCACCTGTACACGTTCCACTGCACGTTCACTGAGCCCCTCTATGCAGCGTTTGGGGTCTGTAGAGACAAGTCCTTCATCAGACTATGCCAGATCTAA
- the LOC121719776 gene encoding NACHT, LRR and PYD domains-containing protein 3-like isoform X1, giving the protein MEDPQHLLFCTLDELGEAQLKRFRTYLSERHVEGFEPIPRGQLEEADATDVAFKMKQTYGGEGSLKVTLNILRKMNLNDLADKLERDAATESENKDDDVIVPEIKEKHKKKMTERYDSIYECIEEKKNKTLLSKIYTELYITEGESEGVNTQHEVRRIEMQSKLQRTNESIINCNNIFQSLIVDEKIKTVITTGIAGIGKTVCVQKFILDWAEGTANQKIDFIFAFPFRQLNLIQNDLYSLHELLLDFHPALEEVTNPNMFNKSKIILIFDGLDESKLSLKGNREISDPLKSVSVDVLITNLIKGNLLPSALIWITSRPAAVKQIPSTYIDRWTEVQGFNDEQKAEYFRKKIKDEAEADKAITHIKRSKSLYIMCHIPVFCWILVTVLLKMVNHSSRLCLPQTLTEVYIYFLLIETNRKNQKYADGFEPDGHKLLECNSEIILKLSKLAYKELKKRNILFYEKDLKECGIDVNEPSLYSGMCTEFFKSEDVFIKHKVFCFVHLSIQEFLAAFFVFYSYVNKTKEAQNLFTAQGDEDTDTAIQGHISKTKAFFTNIARSLRGCFRGDLKAPSEDTRKLESGQLSMSAFLQTAVDRSVESEDGHLDLFLRFLLGISLESNQKRLQGLLTNIKSRPDSTKKIAQYVKEILSDDTKSTERCMNLLLCLLELKDDSLQQEIQQYMNSGKELSPAQCTTLAYIILVSEDAQDEFDLIKYKTTSEGRRRLLMVLRICRKAKLVGCDLGEDSCGILRSTLQSENSLLKELDLSGNPLGNSGVNVLSTGLSHTNCRVETLRLADCKLTSSACQPLATVLQSDDSHLKELDLTNNDLTDSGVKELCAALGHKNCKLEVLMLSGCLISHRSCEFLASALSSTNSNLTVLDLSYNYPGSGGIQLLSNSKLKINVDSCSEVRLKKGIKKCNSYSQSLLLCDHVTLANRLNHSPYIDMFLLIVLLCADAGELTLDPNTAHKYLYVSKDMKMAKYVEEEQPYPDHSNRFDCYRQVLCTEPLHGRFYWEVEWKGFFVVGVAYQSLRRDGELDGCLLGYNKWSWCLECNFNEFTVMHNKKRFDVPAPNSEEYRIGVYLDWSAGTLSFYNHSFDSRNHLYTFHCTFTEPLYAAFGVCRDKSFIRLCQI; this is encoded by the exons ATGGAGGACCCTCAGCACCTGCTCTTCTGTACTCTGGATGAGTTGGGGGAGGCACAGCTGAAGAGGTTCAGGACGTACCTGTCTGAGAGGCATGTGGAGGGGTTTGAGCCCATCCCCAGAGGACAGCTGGAGGAAGCTGATGCTACAGATGTTGCTTTTAAGATGAAGCAGACATATGGGGGAGAAGGCTCACTGAAAGTTACTCTCAACATCCTGAGGAAGATGAACCTCAATGACCTCGCAGACAAACTGGAGAG GGATGCCGCCACTGAATCAGAAAACAAAGACG ATGATGTTATTGTTCCAGAAatcaaagaaaaacacaaaaagaagATGACTGAGAGGTATGACAGCATTTATGAGTGTATTGAGGagaaaaagaacaaaacactTCTGAGTAAGATCTACACTGAGCTCTAcatcacagagggagagagtgaaggcgTCAACACCCAGCATGAGGTTCGCAGAATTGAAATGCAATCAAAGCTTCAAAGAACAAATGAAagcataataaactgtaacAACATTTTTCAGAGCTTAATAGTCGACGAGAAAATCAAAACTGTGATTACCACGGGAATTGCTGGCATTGGAAAAACTGTTTGTGTGCAGAAGTTCATACTCGACTGGGCAGAGggaacagccaatcagaagatTGATTTCATCTTTGCATTTCCATTTCGGCAGTTAAATTTGATACAAAACGATCTGTACAGTCTTCACGAGCTCCTCCTTGACTTTCATCCTGCGTTAGAAGAAGTCACGAATCCAAACATGTTCAATAAGTCAAAGATCATACTCATATTTGATGGTTTGGATGAGAGCAAACTCTCCCTGAAAGGAAACAGGGAGATTAGTGATCCCCtgaagtctgtgtctgtggatgTTCTCATAACCAACCTCATTAAAGGCAATCTTCTGCCTTCTGCTCTTATTTGGATAACCTCTCGACCAGCAGCTGTCAAACAGATTCCTTCAACATACATAGACAGGTGGACTGAAGTACAAGGGTTCAATGACGAACAGAAGGCTGAGTACTTCAGGAAGAAGATTAAGGATGAAGCTGAAGCTGACAAAGCCATCACTCACATCAAAAGGTCAAAGAGCCTCTACATCATGTGCCACATCCCTGTCTTCTGCTGGATCTTGGTCACTGTGCTTCTGAAAATGGTCAATCATTCCAGCAGACTTTGCTTGCCTCAAACTCTGACTGAAGTTTACATATACTTTCTACTCATTGAGACAAACAGGAAGAACCAAAAGTATGCTGATGGTTTTGAACCAGATGGACATAAACTGCTTGAGTGCAACAGTGAGATTATTTTAAAACTGTCCAAACTAGCATATAAAGAACTTAAGAAGCGTAATATCTTGTTTTACGAAAAAGACTTGAAAGAGTGTGGCATTGACGTAAATGAGCCATCATTGTACTCTGGGATGTGCACTGAGTTTTTCAAAAGCGAAGATGTTTTCATCAAACAtaaagttttttgttttgtgcatCTGAGCATTCAGGAGTTTCTGGCTGCTTTCTTTGTGTTCTACTCTTATGTGAATAAGACCAAAGAAGCCCAGAATCTTTTTACTGCCCAAGGAGATGAAGACACAGATACTGCCATACAGGGCCACATTTCTAAGACAAAAGCTTTCTTTACAAATATAGCAAGAAGTCTGAGAGGCTGTTTTAGAGGTGATTTGAAAGCCCCTTCTGAAGACACCAGAAAACTGGAGTCTGGACAACTTTCCATGTCTGCTTTCTTACAAACTGCAGTAGACAGATCTGTAGAGAGTGAGGATGGACACCTGGACCTTTTCCTTCGCTTCCTCTTGGGTATCTCACTGGAGTCCAACCAGAAACGCTTGCAAGGACTTCTGACGAACATAAAGAGCCGCCCAGACAGCACCAAGAAAATAGCACAGTACGTTAAAGAAATTCTGAGTGACGACACCAAATCTACGGAAAGATGCATGAATCTCTTACTGTGTTTGCTTGAACTGAAAGACGACTCCCTTCAGCAAGAGATTCAGCAGTATATGAACTCAGGAAAAGAGCTCTCACCTGCCCAATGTACAACCCTGGCCTATATCATTTTGGTGTCAGAAGATGCCCAGGATGAGTTTGACCTCATAAAATACAAGACAACAAGTGAGGGGCGTAGGAGACTGCTTATGGTGCTAAGGATTTGCAGGAAAGCCAA ATTGGTTGGTTGTGATCTTGGAGAAGATTCCTGTGGAATCCTAAGATCCACTCTTCAGTCAGAAAACTCACTGCTGAAAGAGCTTGACCTCAGCGGTAACCCTCTGGGGAATTCTGGAGTGAATGTGTTGTCCACTGGCCTGAGCCACACTAACTGCAGAGTGGAGACATTGAG ACTTGCTGACTGTAAACTTACAAGCAGCGCTTGCCAACCATTGGCCACGGTTCTGCAGTCAGACGACTCCCACTTGAAAGAGTTGGATCTAACCAACAACGACCTGACAGATTCTGGAGTGAAGGAGCTGTGTGCAGCACTGGGACACAAGAACTGTAAACTGGAGGTTTTGat GCTCTCTGGGTGTCTCATTTCACATAGAAGTTGTGAGTTCTTAGCCTCAGCACTGTCATCAACCAACTCCAACTTAACTGTACTCGATCTGAGCTACAATTATCCAGGGAGTGGAGGGATACAGTTGCTGTCAAATAGCAAACTAAAAATCAA TGTTGATAGCTGTTCAGAAGTCAGGCTGAAAAAAGGAATAAAGAAGTGTAATTCATATTCACAATCATTGCTTTTGTGTGACCATGTGACCCTTGCTAATCGTCTAAATCATAGCCCATACATAGACATGTTCTTGCTAATTGTATTGTTGTGTGCAGATGCCGGTGAGCTCACCCTGGacccaaacacagcacacaagtACCTCTATGTGAGCAAGGACATGAAGATGGCCAAGTATGTGGAGGAGGAGCAGCCATACCCGGACCATTCAAACAGATTTGACTGCTACCGACAGGTCCTGTGCACAGAGCCTCTACATGGACGCTTTTACTGGGAGGTAGAGTGGAAAGGCTTCTTTGTTGTTGGAGTGGCTTATCAAAGCCTTCGCAGGGATGGTGAGCTTGATGGGTGTCTGCTAGGATACAATAAATGGTCGTGGTGCCTGGAGTGTAACTTCAATGAGTTCACTGTTATGCACAATAAGAAGCGTTTTGATGTACCTGCCCCCAACTCTGAGGAATATAGAATAGGAGTTTATTTGGACTGGTCGGCTGGCACTCTGTCCTTCTACAACCACTCGTTTGACAGTAGGAACCACCTGTACACGTTCCACTGCACGTTCACTGAGCCCCTCTATGCAGCGTTTGGGGTCTGTAGAGACAAGTCCTTCATCAGACTATGCCAGATCTAA
- the LOC121719776 gene encoding protein NLRC3-like isoform X6, with the protein MEDPQHLLFCTLDELGEAQLKRFRTYLSERHVEGFEPIPRGQLEEADATDVAFKMKQTYGGEGSLKVTLNILRKMNLNDLADKLERDAATESENKDDDVIVPEIKEKHKKKMTERYDSIYECIEEKKNKTLLSKIYTELYITEGESEGVNTQHEVRRIEMQSKLQRTNESIINCNNIFQSLIVDEKIKTVITTGIAGIGKTVCVQKFILDWAEGTANQKIDFIFAFPFRQLNLIQNDLYSLHELLLDFHPALEEVTNPNMFNKSKIILIFDGLDESKLSLKGNREISDPLKSVSVDVLITNLIKGNLLPSALIWITSRPAAVKQIPSTYIDRWTEVQGFNDEQKAEYFRKKIKDEAEADKAITHIKRSKSLYIMCHIPVFCWILVTVLLKMVNHSSRLCLPQTLTEVYIYFLLIETNRKNQKYADGFEPDGHKLLECNSEIILKLSKLAYKELKKRNILFYEKDLKECGIDVNEPSLYSGMCTEFFKSEDVFIKHKVFCFVHLSIQEFLAAFFVFYSYVNKTKEAQNLFTAQGDEDTDTAIQGHISKTKAFFTNIARSLRGCFRGDLKAPSEDTRKLESGQLSMSAFLQTAVDRSVESEDGHLDLFLRFLLGISLESNQKRLQGLLTNIKSRPDSTKKIAQYVKEILSDDTKSTERCMNLLLCLLELKDDSLQQEIQQYMNSGKELSPAQCTTLAYIILVSEDAQDEFDLIKYKTTSEGRRRLLMVLRICRKAKLVGCDLGEDSCGILRSTLQSENSLLKELDLSGNPLGNSGVNVLSTGLSHTNCRVETLRLADCKLTSSACQPLATVLQSDDSHLKELDLTNNDLTDSGVKELCAALGHKNCKLEVLMSVQYMKTEMSQSYCSLGVSFHIEVVSS; encoded by the exons ATGGAGGACCCTCAGCACCTGCTCTTCTGTACTCTGGATGAGTTGGGGGAGGCACAGCTGAAGAGGTTCAGGACGTACCTGTCTGAGAGGCATGTGGAGGGGTTTGAGCCCATCCCCAGAGGACAGCTGGAGGAAGCTGATGCTACAGATGTTGCTTTTAAGATGAAGCAGACATATGGGGGAGAAGGCTCACTGAAAGTTACTCTCAACATCCTGAGGAAGATGAACCTCAATGACCTCGCAGACAAACTGGAGAG GGATGCCGCCACTGAATCAGAAAACAAAGACG ATGATGTTATTGTTCCAGAAatcaaagaaaaacacaaaaagaagATGACTGAGAGGTATGACAGCATTTATGAGTGTATTGAGGagaaaaagaacaaaacactTCTGAGTAAGATCTACACTGAGCTCTAcatcacagagggagagagtgaaggcgTCAACACCCAGCATGAGGTTCGCAGAATTGAAATGCAATCAAAGCTTCAAAGAACAAATGAAagcataataaactgtaacAACATTTTTCAGAGCTTAATAGTCGACGAGAAAATCAAAACTGTGATTACCACGGGAATTGCTGGCATTGGAAAAACTGTTTGTGTGCAGAAGTTCATACTCGACTGGGCAGAGggaacagccaatcagaagatTGATTTCATCTTTGCATTTCCATTTCGGCAGTTAAATTTGATACAAAACGATCTGTACAGTCTTCACGAGCTCCTCCTTGACTTTCATCCTGCGTTAGAAGAAGTCACGAATCCAAACATGTTCAATAAGTCAAAGATCATACTCATATTTGATGGTTTGGATGAGAGCAAACTCTCCCTGAAAGGAAACAGGGAGATTAGTGATCCCCtgaagtctgtgtctgtggatgTTCTCATAACCAACCTCATTAAAGGCAATCTTCTGCCTTCTGCTCTTATTTGGATAACCTCTCGACCAGCAGCTGTCAAACAGATTCCTTCAACATACATAGACAGGTGGACTGAAGTACAAGGGTTCAATGACGAACAGAAGGCTGAGTACTTCAGGAAGAAGATTAAGGATGAAGCTGAAGCTGACAAAGCCATCACTCACATCAAAAGGTCAAAGAGCCTCTACATCATGTGCCACATCCCTGTCTTCTGCTGGATCTTGGTCACTGTGCTTCTGAAAATGGTCAATCATTCCAGCAGACTTTGCTTGCCTCAAACTCTGACTGAAGTTTACATATACTTTCTACTCATTGAGACAAACAGGAAGAACCAAAAGTATGCTGATGGTTTTGAACCAGATGGACATAAACTGCTTGAGTGCAACAGTGAGATTATTTTAAAACTGTCCAAACTAGCATATAAAGAACTTAAGAAGCGTAATATCTTGTTTTACGAAAAAGACTTGAAAGAGTGTGGCATTGACGTAAATGAGCCATCATTGTACTCTGGGATGTGCACTGAGTTTTTCAAAAGCGAAGATGTTTTCATCAAACAtaaagttttttgttttgtgcatCTGAGCATTCAGGAGTTTCTGGCTGCTTTCTTTGTGTTCTACTCTTATGTGAATAAGACCAAAGAAGCCCAGAATCTTTTTACTGCCCAAGGAGATGAAGACACAGATACTGCCATACAGGGCCACATTTCTAAGACAAAAGCTTTCTTTACAAATATAGCAAGAAGTCTGAGAGGCTGTTTTAGAGGTGATTTGAAAGCCCCTTCTGAAGACACCAGAAAACTGGAGTCTGGACAACTTTCCATGTCTGCTTTCTTACAAACTGCAGTAGACAGATCTGTAGAGAGTGAGGATGGACACCTGGACCTTTTCCTTCGCTTCCTCTTGGGTATCTCACTGGAGTCCAACCAGAAACGCTTGCAAGGACTTCTGACGAACATAAAGAGCCGCCCAGACAGCACCAAGAAAATAGCACAGTACGTTAAAGAAATTCTGAGTGACGACACCAAATCTACGGAAAGATGCATGAATCTCTTACTGTGTTTGCTTGAACTGAAAGACGACTCCCTTCAGCAAGAGATTCAGCAGTATATGAACTCAGGAAAAGAGCTCTCACCTGCCCAATGTACAACCCTGGCCTATATCATTTTGGTGTCAGAAGATGCCCAGGATGAGTTTGACCTCATAAAATACAAGACAACAAGTGAGGGGCGTAGGAGACTGCTTATGGTGCTAAGGATTTGCAGGAAAGCCAA ATTGGTTGGTTGTGATCTTGGAGAAGATTCCTGTGGAATCCTAAGATCCACTCTTCAGTCAGAAAACTCACTGCTGAAAGAGCTTGACCTCAGCGGTAACCCTCTGGGGAATTCTGGAGTGAATGTGTTGTCCACTGGCCTGAGCCACACTAACTGCAGAGTGGAGACATTGAG ACTTGCTGACTGTAAACTTACAAGCAGCGCTTGCCAACCATTGGCCACGGTTCTGCAGTCAGACGACTCCCACTTGAAAGAGTTGGATCTAACCAACAACGACCTGACAGATTCTGGAGTGAAGGAGCTGTGTGCAGCACTGGGACACAAGAACTGTAAACTGGAGGTTTTGatgtcagtacagtatatgaagaCAGAAATGTCTCAAAGTTATT GCTCTCTGGGTGTCTCATTTCACATAGAAGTTGTGAGTTCTTAG